The Muribaculum intestinale genome includes the window TGGATTCGATGTTGATATGGGACCGCTTTTCCAGACTCCGGAGGAGGCTGCCCGTCAGGCAGTTGAGAACGACGTGCATATCCTTGGTGTGTCGTCTCTTGCCGCCGGTCACAAGACTCTCGTTCCCCAGGTAATCGAAGAGTTGAAGAAACTCGGTCGTGATGATATCATGGTGACTGCCGGAGGTGTAATCCCTGCACAGGATTATGACTTCCTTTACAAGGCGGGTGTCGCCGCAATCTTCGGCCCCGGCACTCGTATTCCCGATTCTGCCATCAAGATGCTTGAGATTCTTAATGGTGCGGAATAACGTATAAAAGCAGATACTATCCATTATAAACTTGATGAAGCCGGGAACACGGATTGTTCCCGGCTTCATTGATTTGAAATGAACGTATGCCGATGTGGAATCCATGGCATGGTTGCCATAAGATAAGTGCCGGATGCCGGCATTGTTATGTGTTCCGTGAAGATGCAGCTTTCGGAACATCGATACCGTCTACTGAAGTCCGGCGAACATTATCATTCAGTCTTCCTCTTAGGAGAGACCGAAGCGGAAACTGGAAATACCCTGCCGGTACAGAGTTTGCTCTCTGTCTGACATCCGATTTTCTTATTGAGGAAGCAGATGGCTGGAGAGATGATATATGGGAAATCATGCGCATACGAAGCGACTGTTCGTTCTTTTTCTTTACAAAACGCATTGAACGTCTTGACGCCATGCTTCCGGACGACTGGGGTGACGGCTACGATAATGTAGCCATAGGATGCACGGTGGAAAATCAGGAACGTGCCGATTACCGTATGCCGATATTCCTTTCATTGCCGATACGACATAGGCTTGTCATAGTCGCGCCCATGCTTGAGCGGGTTGACCTTCGTCCGTACCTTGCGCCCGGAGTTATTGAGGAAGTATCGGTCGGCGGCGAGTCGGGGAAGTATGCGCGCGAACTTGATTACAGTTGGGTGACTGATATGCGTGAGCAGTGTGAGGATTCGGGAGTCGCATTCTGTTTTCACCAGACCGGATCATATCTTTTGAAAGATGGCCGACACTATCATATCCCGCGTGAGCATCAGCATTCACAGGCTGCGAAAGCAGGTATAAATATACATATTGAACGACATAAATAGAGAAAATATCAGTGTGACGTCATCCCAATGCTTGTCTAAAATTTCAGATATGGATAAAAAATGGCTTAATGCGAAGATGTGGAGTGGTGTAAAAAATGTATATTTGCAGTTATGATTGATCAATCAGTATTTACTGGCCGGAAGGCATTGTTTCATACATTTGGCTGCAAACTTAATTTTGCAGAGACCTCGACTGTGGCCCGACTGTTTGCCGAAAAGGGAATACGTCGGATACAGGCCGGGGAAACGCCTGATATAGTGGTTATAAATACATGTAGTGTCACAGAGGTTGCAGATAAAAAGTGCCGACAGGCGATACGTGGGTTTGCCCGGCGTTATCCCGATGCTGCAATTGTTGTGACCGGATGCTATGCTCAGCTTAAGAGTGAGGAAATAGCCGCGCTGCCGGGTGTGGCGGTTGTGGCCGGGAGTGACCGCAAGTTGCTTTTGTCGGATTATATTGACCGTTGGATGTCCGACCACGCAACTGTACACGAGGTAACTCCGACAAAAGATATACGTACTTTTTCCCCCTCATGTTCTGCCGAGGACCGTACTCGCCATTTTCTGAAAGTACAGGATGGCTGCGACTATTGGTGTACTTACTGCACAATACCTATGGCACGCGGGCGCAGTCGCTCGGGTACTATTGCCGAGCTTGTCGCACAGGCTGAAAAGGTTGCTGAGGACGGTGGCCGCGAGATAGTGCTTACCGGAGTAAATATCGGCGATTTCGGCAAAGGGCGTGATGATAATTTCTTTGACCTTATCAAGGCTTTGGACCGGGTTGAGGGTATAGAACGCTATCGTATATCTTCGATAGAGCCGAATCTGCTTACCGATGAGATTATCGACTGGGTAGCCGAATCGAGAGCGTTTATGCCTCATTTTCATGTGCCTCTGCAGGCTGGTAGCGATGAGGTACTGCGTCTCATGCGCCGACATTACGATACGTCGCTGTTCCGCCACCGGATGGAGCGTATACGCAATGCTATGCCTCATGCGTTTATTGGGGTTGATTTGATTGTCGGTGCCAGAGGCGAGACGGATGAACTGTTTGCACAAAGCCGCGATTTTGTCGACAGTCTTGACATAAGCCGTCTGCATGTGTTCCCATATTCCGAACGTCCGGGCACACGAGCGCTTGAACTTGACGGTGTAGTGTCTCAGCAGGAAAAGCATCGCCGTACCAACGAGATGCTTGCGATATCCGAGCGTAAACTTGCGGAATTCTCATCGCGTTTTGCCGGAACGGTGAGGCCCGTGCTTGCAGAGCATCCTCGTAAGGGAAAGCCTATGATGGGATTTACCGACAATTATCTGAGAGTGAGAATGCAGCCTTTACCCGAGCTTGCTGGACAGGTGGTAAATGTGCTGCTTGGTTCTCCGGATAATATCGGGGAAGAAATTGAGGGCGAAATTATAAAGCCGTGACTATGAGAGAAAAATGGTATTATGGTCTGCTTGGAATTATTCTTGGTGGCATTGCCAGACTGCCATTCCGGGTTCTTTATGCCATAAGCGATCTGATATTCATCATACTTTATTATATAGTGCACTATCGTAGGCGTGTAGCTTATGAGAATATCCGTGCGTCATTTCCTGAAAAGTCCGATAAGGAATGTCATGACATATGCCGCCGTTTTTTTCGTAATTTCGCCGATTATTTTGTTGAGACCATAAAACTTGCCCATGTCAGCGACGAGCAGATTAAATCGAGGTTTGAGATTGTCGGTATCGAACATGTCGACCGGCTTTTTACCGAAGGACGCAGCATCGCCATGTATTTCGGACATTGCGGTAACTGGGAGTGGGGCACATCGATAACATTGTGGTCACGTTTCAAGCCTTCTGATAAGATTGTCTATGCACAGGTATACCGGCCGCTTACTAACGAATGGTTCAACCACTATTTTCTGATGTTGCGCAGTCGTTTCGGATCGGTGAGTTATGAAAAGAAACTCGTTTTCCGTGACCTTCTGATGCTGCGTCGGGCAGGATGTCAGGCGATAGTCGGCTTTATGAGCGACCAGAAACCGAGTGCCGGAGATGTCACTCATGTGGTAAAGTTTCTCAATCATCCCACGGCGATGATTACAGGAACGGAGACAATAGTGCGTCGTCTTGATATGGCTGCCCTATATTGGGATGTGGAGAAGCCCTCCCGCGGACATTATCGCATGACTGTGCGTTCTCTCACAGAGAATGTGTCTGAGTTGCCGGAATTTGCCCTTACGGACATGTATGCGCGTATGCTTGAGCAGACCATACTCCGCACTCCCGACATATGGCTGTGGACACATAAACGCTGGAAGTATGCTGTGGATTACCCTGAGGGATTCATAGATACTCTTCATTCTCAATCATTGGAATCATGAAGGAACATCATCATCCATCCACCTCTGTAATAATTCTAAACTGGAACGGCGAGGATATGCTACGCCGTTATCTTCCGGCAGTCTTGTCGACAACAGATTCGTCGGTTGGTGAGGTTATTGTGGCGGACAATGGTTCAACCGATGGTTCTGTTGACTTTCTTGCCGCTGAGTTTCCTCAGGTACGTGTGCTTTGTCTTGACAGGAATTATGGATTCGCCGAGGGGTACAATCGTGCCATTTCTATGGTTGACACTGAGTTTGTGGTATTGCTCAACAGCGATGTGCGTCCGGCTTCAGGGTGGCTTGGTCCGCTGGTCGACTATATGAAGTCAAATCCATCGGCCGGAGCATGTCAGCCTAAGATTCTCAGTGACATTGAGCCGGAAAAGTTCGAGTATGCCGGCGCATGCGGTGGCTTCCTTGACTGTAATGGCTATCCCTATTGCCGAGGACGTATTTTTGATACGATTGAATCTGACCAAGGCCAATATGACAGTAATATGAATGTCGACTGGGCTTCAGGAGCGGCACTTATGGTGCGGCGCGACCTGTATATAAAATCCGGTGGGCTTGATGCTGATTTCTTTGCCCACATGGAGGAGATTGACTTGTGCTGGCGCATTCGGCTGGCTGGTATGACTGTCGGAGTAGTGCCTGAAAGCGTGGTATTCCATCTTGGCGGAGGAACCCTGCCACAAGGTAATCCGCGTAAAGTATATCTTAACTTCCGCAACAATCTTTTGCTCTTGCATAAGAACCTTCCTGACTGCATACGCCGTAGACGGCTGTTTGTCAGACGACTGTACGATACTCTCGCTTTTGCTATGTTTGTTGTCAGGATGGATTGGAAAAGCGCAGGAGCTGTGTTGCGTGCACATCGCGATTTCCGTAAAATGCGAAGTAAGTATACTACCCGTCCGCATGACAATCTCTTGTCGGGACATAATAATATAATCGCAGACTATTATTTGCACAGGAAAAAGAAATACAGTGATTTATGAAACATTTATCTCTCCTCCGTCCTTTTGCTATAACGATGGCATGTATGGCATCGGGTGGCGTGCTTTATCCCGATGTTGTCGGAGATTATGCCGTAGGCCGAAAGGATGACGCTCTCAAGAACACACTGCACCGGCATTGCGGCCCTGTGAATATGGTTGATACGGATATCCAATGGTCCGAGTATCTTGAAATCATAGCCGAACAGCAAGGCGTGTCAAATGGCTCGGGCTCTGTAACCGACGCTGTCACGGGACATCGCTATTCATTGTCTGACGCACGCATGTCGCTTGCTCTTGCACATCCTCTCGACAAAAGCTGGTTTGGACTTCCCGCTGCTTACCGGTCACAGTCGTTAGCCGATCTATACAATTGTATTCTGACTTGTCCGGAAGTTATGAAGGCATGTGCGGCAGGGAACGGTTTTGCGTCGGTAGACGCAGCTTCTGATATTGTATATGGTGATGGATGGAGCAGAGGAGTGCTTCTGCTTGATGGATGGAATATACCTGTAATTGAGCCGGCCGATGCCATGAAGGGTCCCGTTGCCCGACGTATTCTATATATTGCCACCATATATCCATGCTCGATATGGAGTGGAGACGGAGTAAAGTTTTTCACCTCTGCGGAGTATCCGGGACTGACCGATTTTTCAATTGATACATATATGGACTGGCACAGACAATATCCTGTGACAGATATCGAACGCTCCGGCAATGATGCTGTCGAGGCGAGGCAAGGCAATCGCAATCCTTTTGTCGATTATCCCGAGCTCGCCGAATATATATGGGGCGAGAATAGGGGAGAGGTGTATAATGGACAGGCAGGAAAGACTGATCCGCCACCGGCCACGGGTGAACAGCCTGTTGTCAAGTTACCTCTTCGAGGAGTCTACTCTGTGGCCGAAGATGTGTATCTTGATTTATATTCACCATATGTTCCTGATAATGTGATGTGGAGTGTGGATGGTGCCGATGTGGAAAATGCGCGTATAGCTCTGTCGGAAATCGGTGTCGGAACCCATGAAATAAGATATCGCAATGCAATTGCATCTGGAAAACTTTTTATTGACATACGCCCATGAAAGCCTACTGCGTGTTTTCTTTAATACTCTGTCTGTCGTTAGTTTCATGCCATAGAAGCTACACAGTACCCCATGAGTCGATTTTTGATAATAAGGTCAATCCTCCGGTTGACCCGGATTATTTTGCTCTTGAGTTGGCCGACGGTTCTACACGATATGTATCGCCGGAATTACAGCTTCATTATAAGGATGGAGGTGTGCTCGTAAGGTACGACCGTAGGGATGACGGGCATGATGTCTACAGCATGATAGAATTATCTACCGGATATTCGGTAGAGTTTTCCTATGCGGCGACTTCTGTGGCCGGTCCGCTTTCCGATGCATGTCTGTGTGTCAACGGTAAAGAGATTAGAATCAATTCGGCGAAGGCTCACCGGATAAACAGCACGGGCGCGTGGATTGAAATCCTCGCGCCCGGTGGTCAGAATTATGTGTTTGTGGTGACAGACGTATAGCAGCCTTTATCTGCGTTTTGTTGTCACTTTTTCGTCGGCGAATCGATTGGGGAATGTAAGATGCACTTTAGGGCGCATCATTGCATATATAATCAATCCGACTCCAAGCAATATAAACGGTATGCTCAGTTGTTGTCCGATGTTGAGTGACATGGTAGCCTCACGCGCCACCTGATCGTTTTTGATAAATTCAATGAGGAAACGAGGCAGGAATATTCCTATCATGAACACTCCGAATATCAGTCCGGGACGTTCTTCGGCATTCTTTTTCCAATACATCCACATAAGCAGTCCGAAAAGGGCGAAGTAGCACAACGCTTCATAAATCTGGGTGGGATGTACTGCCTGGCCCTCGTAGAGCATATGCCATTCGCGGGAGCGCACAAACATGAATCCCCACGGTAGGGTTGTGGCGGTGCCGAAGATTTCGGAATTGAAAAGGTTGCCGAGTCGTATAAGACCACCTACAAGGGCTATCGCGATGACCAACCGGTCGAATGTCCATAGAGGACTACGCTTGGTTACAAAAATAGAGTATAGGATTATGGCAATGATTATGGCGATTGTGCCGCCATGACTTGCGAGTCCACCCTCCCATATGTATAGTATGCGTATGGGATTTTGGCTGTATACATCCCATTCGTAGAAAAACACATGGCCAAGACGCGCTCCGACGATTGTGGCAATAACCACATAAATTAGCAATATGCCGAGCCATCGTTCAGGAGCCCCTTCATGTTTGAAAATTCGGGCTACAATCTCATAGCCTATTATAAAGCCGATTGCAAACATAAGTCCGTACCATCTTACGGTTATCGGACTGGATATTATGTCGGGGTTGGCGGCCCATGTAATGTAGTCGAGCATGCCGGTTGTTGATTGATAGTTGGTTGGGGTTAAATTGATATTTGTAGATGAAATTCCGTGCTATTGGGTTATACCAAATGGCGTATCAGTTCGTCGCGGTCGCCAAAGAGCATGTCGATTACAGGAATCTCAATCATGGTATATGCTCCCGGTCGTTCAATCATAGTCGCACGAGCCACTCCTACGAGTATCTGTGCTGTAAGAGCCGGATTGTTAATCGACATATTAAACTCAAACCGTTGGTTCTGGGTTGTGCCGGAAACACCTTTTCTCACCATGTTTACTCCATGGCCCATATCGCGGACATCATCGACAGAGGGTACTGCCATCACGTGTGTCTCGTCGGATGAGAAATATGGGTCGACTTTGACTGCAGCGGCAACTTCTTCAATTGATTTGGATCCGTCGAGTTCTACATACACCATACGGCGATGTATGCCTGTGCCTAACGGAATTGTCATCGACAAGGCATTTTTTACGCCATCTTTCGATTTTACCGCTACGGTATGGCCCATGCTCATGCCTGGACCGAAGTTGGTGTAGGTGATGCCCTTTGGTGCTGCCGCCTGCATGAGAGCTCTGACAATGGAGTCGCTGCCCGGATCCCATCCTGCCGAGATTATGGCTACCGATCCGTGAGCTTTGGCGATAGGGTCGAGTGTGGCACGCAGATCGGCGATGCCGGTATGGATGTCATAGCTGTCTACGGTGTTTATCCCTTCGGCAAGGAGTATGCGTGCGTGCTTTTCTACCTCTCGTGTGGGCGTGCAGAGGATGGCTACCTCGACATTGTCGAGCTGCATGGCGTCTGCTACTACAGGATAATCTTTGAGTTCGGCCGGCTGTTGGGCTTCTGGATTGCGGCGTACGATGCCTGCTATTTCAAAGTCGGGCGCTTCCTGAAGAGCCTCAAGTACATAGCGACCGATGTTACCATAACCGATGATGGCTGCTCTGATTTTTTTCATACGTATACTATTCTTTAGAAGATAAAAAGGCACAGCGTGCCATATGATTTGAATATGGCGCGCTGTACTTAAGTCGGATGTTATTTTTTGTTTACGATTTCTTCGGTGTCTTTTGCAATCATCATTTCTTCATCGGTAGGAATTACGACAACCTTTACCTTTGAATCGGGAGTGGAGATGAGTTTTTCCTCGCCGCGTGATGCTGCGTTTACTTCTTTGTCAATCTTTACTCCGAGGTAGTTCAGATGGTCGCATACACGTTGGCGCAGTGGCTGCTGGTTTTCGCCTACACCTCCGGTGAATACGATGAGATCAACGCCGTCGAGCACTGCGGTATATGCACCGATATATTTGATAATGCGGTATATGTACATATCGAGCGCGAGTTTGGCGCGTTCGTTGCCTTCGGCTATTGCAGCATCTATATCTCGCATGTCGGATGATATGCCGGAAATGCCGAGTACACCGCTACGCTTGTTTATGAGATTGGAAATACCTTTGGTGTTGATGCGGTCTTTCTCCATTATGAAAGCTATGGCGCCGGGGTCGATATCACCGGCACGTGTCCCCATCATCAGTCCTTCAGTAGGAGTGAGACCCATGGATGTGTCTATGCTCTTTCCGTCAAGAATGGCTGTGATTGAACCTCCGTTGCCGATATGGCATGTAATGATGCGCTGCTTTTCGTATGGCAGGCCGAGGAAATCACAAGCGCGACGTGATACATATCGATGGCTTGTTCCGTGAAAGCCATAACGACGTACTCCATACTCTTCATAAAGACGGTAGGGGAGTGCGTACATGTAGGCCTCTTTGGGCATTGTCTGATGGAATGCAGTGTCGAATACCGCTACCTGGGGAATACCGGGCATTAGTTCGGTGACTGCGTCGATGCCGGCCATGTTCACCGGATTGTGTAGAGGCGCCACATCGTAGCACTCTTTGATTTTCTCGATTACCTCATCATCAATGAGCACGCTCTTGTTGAACTTCTCGCCGCCATGTACCACACGATGGCCTACCGCATCAATGTCTTTTAGGCTGGTGATACATCCGTATTCCTTGCTGGTAAGGAGATTGAGTATATCGTTTACCGCCTTGCGATGGTCGGGAATCGACTCTTCAATTACTTTTTTGCTTCCGTCGGCGAGCTTGAATTTCAAGAATGAGTCGGGCAATCCGATTTTTTCCACTCCGCCTTCGGCGAGCACATGTTTGTCGGCTGTGTCAATCAGCTTGTATTTTACGGAGCTACTGCCGCAATTGAGCACTAAAATATTCATTTTTTAATGATATGTGATTATGCATGCTTGGCTCCGATGGCCTGGTTGCATGTTATGATGATTGTCTTATAGATATCTTCAGGGAAACAACCTCTTGAAAGGTCGTTGACAGGAGCCGCGAGACCCTGCAGGATTGGGCCTACAGCCTGCACTCCGGCAAGGCGCTGTACGAGTTTGTAGGCGATATTGCCTGTCTCAAGAGAGGGGAATATCAGGACGTCTGCACGTCCTTCGAGCGCGCTTCCGGGTGCTTTCTGCTTTGCTACTCCGGGGACGAGGGCGGCATCGGCCTGAAGTTCTCCATCGACAAGGAGTTCGGGGTGCGATTCCTGAAGCATCTTTGTCGCCTCGATTACTTTCTCAACGCGTTCATGCTTTGCCGAGCCTTTTGTGGAGAAACTGAGCAGGGCGATACGAGGGGTGATGCCGGCAATATCGCGGGCTGTGTCGGCGGCTGAAAGCGCGATTTCCGCGAGCTGTGCTGCGTCGGGGTCGGGGATAACCGCGCAGTCGGCAAACACAAGTATTCCGTCCTCTCCGAAGGGAGAATTCTCCGGCAGCAACATCACGAATGCTCCGCTTACGGAGTTGATTCCTGGCTTTGTCTTTACTACCTGGAATGCGGCGCGGAGCACATTGCCTGTAGTGTTGAGCGCGCCTGCTACCTGTCCGTCGGCATCTCCGTTCTTAATCATCAGACATCCAAGATACAGAGGGTTGGCGGTCATAACCCGAGCCTCTTCAATGGTAATGCCTTTCTTTTTGCGGAGGTCGAAGTATATTGGAGCATACTTGTCAATGACTTTCTCGTCGGCAGGATTCACAATCCTGGCCTTGCAGATATTTGTGAGCGACAGCTCAGCTGCTGCTGCAGCAATCTCCTTGGGATCACCGATTAATATTACATCGGCAATGCCTTCGGTGATTATACGGTCGGCTGCGGTAAGTGTGCGCGGCTCGGTGCCTTCGGGGAGCACTATTCTCTGGCGCTCCTCTTTTGCTTTTTTTGTAAGCTTTTCAAAAAGTCCCATAATATATGGATGGTATTTGGTTATGGATATATGAAGTTTATTTCACAATTGGTTGACCATTGGCGGCATGATATCCACCGTTTTCCAAACGGCAATGCAAATGTAAGGATAATTGGTGAAATACCGGTGTCGAAAAACAGAGATATTTCGCTCTCTGTGCGTCATGCCTGCTTTATTATGTCGAGTATCTGGCCGGCTGAGTTCTTGGTGTCGACTTTATTTATTATATGTGTTATGCGATGGTCGGTGTCGGTGATAAACGTAGTGCGTACGGTGCCCATATATTCCCGTCCGGCCATTTTCTTCTTTTGCCACACACCGAATGCCTGGTTTATCTCGGTCGATGTGTCGCTCAGCAGTGTGAACGGCAGAGAGTGTTTGTCGGCAAATTTTTCATGGCTTGCCGGGGAGTCCTTGCTGATGCCGATTATTTCATATCCGGCATTGCGCAGGTCGGCATATCCGTCGCGCAGAGAGCATGCTTCTGCGGTGCATCCCGGAGTGTTGTCTTTGGGATAAAAGTAAATTATCAGAGGCTTGCCTTTGAAATCGCTTTCCTTTACCATGTGGCCTTCGGCATCAATCCCAAGGTCGGAAGGTATCATATCGCCTATATTCATTGTATGTGGTTTTTATGTCGGGAGAGATGACTGTTATTTATAATGGCAAATATAGGTTATATTCAC containing:
- the pta gene encoding phosphate acetyltransferase, producing MGLFEKLTKKAKEERQRIVLPEGTEPRTLTAADRIITEGIADVILIGDPKEIAAAAAELSLTNICKARIVNPADEKVIDKYAPIYFDLRKKKGITIEEARVMTANPLYLGCLMIKNGDADGQVAGALNTTGNVLRAAFQVVKTKPGINSVSGAFVMLLPENSPFGEDGILVFADCAVIPDPDAAQLAEIALSAADTARDIAGITPRIALLSFSTKGSAKHERVEKVIEATKMLQESHPELLVDGELQADAALVPGVAKQKAPGSALEGRADVLIFPSLETGNIAYKLVQRLAGVQAVGPILQGLAAPVNDLSRGCFPEDIYKTIIITCNQAIGAKHA
- a CDS encoding lysophospholipid acyltransferase family protein, coding for MREKWYYGLLGIILGGIARLPFRVLYAISDLIFIILYYIVHYRRRVAYENIRASFPEKSDKECHDICRRFFRNFADYFVETIKLAHVSDEQIKSRFEIVGIEHVDRLFTEGRSIAMYFGHCGNWEWGTSITLWSRFKPSDKIVYAQVYRPLTNEWFNHYFLMLRSRFGSVSYEKKLVFRDLLMLRRAGCQAIVGFMSDQKPSAGDVTHVVKFLNHPTAMITGTETIVRRLDMAALYWDVEKPSRGHYRMTVRSLTENVSELPEFALTDMYARMLEQTILRTPDIWLWTHKRWKYAVDYPEGFIDTLHSQSLES
- a CDS encoding diaminopimelate dehydrogenase; its protein translation is MKKIRAAIIGYGNIGRYVLEALQEAPDFEIAGIVRRNPEAQQPAELKDYPVVADAMQLDNVEVAILCTPTREVEKHARILLAEGINTVDSYDIHTGIADLRATLDPIAKAHGSVAIISAGWDPGSDSIVRALMQAAAPKGITYTNFGPGMSMGHTVAVKSKDGVKNALSMTIPLGTGIHRRMVYVELDGSKSIEEVAAAVKVDPYFSSDETHVMAVPSVDDVRDMGHGVNMVRKGVSGTTQNQRFEFNMSINNPALTAQILVGVARATMIERPGAYTMIEIPVIDMLFGDRDELIRHLV
- the bcp gene encoding thioredoxin-dependent thiol peroxidase encodes the protein MNIGDMIPSDLGIDAEGHMVKESDFKGKPLIIYFYPKDNTPGCTAEACSLRDGYADLRNAGYEIIGISKDSPASHEKFADKHSLPFTLLSDTSTEINQAFGVWQKKKMAGREYMGTVRTTFITDTDHRITHIINKVDTKNSAGQILDIIKQA
- the lgt gene encoding prolipoprotein diacylglyceryl transferase; the protein is MLDYITWAANPDIISSPITVRWYGLMFAIGFIIGYEIVARIFKHEGAPERWLGILLIYVVIATIVGARLGHVFFYEWDVYSQNPIRILYIWEGGLASHGGTIAIIIAIILYSIFVTKRSPLWTFDRLVIAIALVGGLIRLGNLFNSEIFGTATTLPWGFMFVRSREWHMLYEGQAVHPTQIYEALCYFALFGLLMWMYWKKNAEERPGLIFGVFMIGIFLPRFLIEFIKNDQVAREATMSLNIGQQLSIPFILLGVGLIIYAMMRPKVHLTFPNRFADEKVTTKRR
- a CDS encoding DUF5131 family protein; the protein is MPMWNPWHGCHKISAGCRHCYVFREDAAFGTSIPSTEVRRTLSFSLPLRRDRSGNWKYPAGTEFALCLTSDFLIEEADGWRDDIWEIMRIRSDCSFFFFTKRIERLDAMLPDDWGDGYDNVAIGCTVENQERADYRMPIFLSLPIRHRLVIVAPMLERVDLRPYLAPGVIEEVSVGGESGKYARELDYSWVTDMREQCEDSGVAFCFHQTGSYLLKDGRHYHIPREHQHSQAAKAGINIHIERHK
- a CDS encoding glycosyltransferase family 2 protein; translation: MKEHHHPSTSVIILNWNGEDMLRRYLPAVLSTTDSSVGEVIVADNGSTDGSVDFLAAEFPQVRVLCLDRNYGFAEGYNRAISMVDTEFVVLLNSDVRPASGWLGPLVDYMKSNPSAGACQPKILSDIEPEKFEYAGACGGFLDCNGYPYCRGRIFDTIESDQGQYDSNMNVDWASGAALMVRRDLYIKSGGLDADFFAHMEEIDLCWRIRLAGMTVGVVPESVVFHLGGGTLPQGNPRKVYLNFRNNLLLLHKNLPDCIRRRRLFVRRLYDTLAFAMFVVRMDWKSAGAVLRAHRDFRKMRSKYTTRPHDNLLSGHNNIIADYYLHRKKKYSDL
- a CDS encoding endonuclease, whose protein sequence is MKHLSLLRPFAITMACMASGGVLYPDVVGDYAVGRKDDALKNTLHRHCGPVNMVDTDIQWSEYLEIIAEQQGVSNGSGSVTDAVTGHRYSLSDARMSLALAHPLDKSWFGLPAAYRSQSLADLYNCILTCPEVMKACAAGNGFASVDAASDIVYGDGWSRGVLLLDGWNIPVIEPADAMKGPVARRILYIATIYPCSIWSGDGVKFFTSAEYPGLTDFSIDTYMDWHRQYPVTDIERSGNDAVEARQGNRNPFVDYPELAEYIWGENRGEVYNGQAGKTDPPPATGEQPVVKLPLRGVYSVAEDVYLDLYSPYVPDNVMWSVDGADVENARIALSEIGVGTHEIRYRNAIASGKLFIDIRP
- a CDS encoding acetate/propionate family kinase; the encoded protein is MNILVLNCGSSSVKYKLIDTADKHVLAEGGVEKIGLPDSFLKFKLADGSKKVIEESIPDHRKAVNDILNLLTSKEYGCITSLKDIDAVGHRVVHGGEKFNKSVLIDDEVIEKIKECYDVAPLHNPVNMAGIDAVTELMPGIPQVAVFDTAFHQTMPKEAYMYALPYRLYEEYGVRRYGFHGTSHRYVSRRACDFLGLPYEKQRIITCHIGNGGSITAILDGKSIDTSMGLTPTEGLMMGTRAGDIDPGAIAFIMEKDRINTKGISNLINKRSGVLGISGISSDMRDIDAAIAEGNERAKLALDMYIYRIIKYIGAYTAVLDGVDLIVFTGGVGENQQPLRQRVCDHLNYLGVKIDKEVNAASRGEEKLISTPDSKVKVVVIPTDEEMMIAKDTEEIVNKK
- the mtaB gene encoding tRNA (N(6)-L-threonylcarbamoyladenosine(37)-C(2))-methylthiotransferase MtaB; its protein translation is MIDQSVFTGRKALFHTFGCKLNFAETSTVARLFAEKGIRRIQAGETPDIVVINTCSVTEVADKKCRQAIRGFARRYPDAAIVVTGCYAQLKSEEIAALPGVAVVAGSDRKLLLSDYIDRWMSDHATVHEVTPTKDIRTFSPSCSAEDRTRHFLKVQDGCDYWCTYCTIPMARGRSRSGTIAELVAQAEKVAEDGGREIVLTGVNIGDFGKGRDDNFFDLIKALDRVEGIERYRISSIEPNLLTDEIIDWVAESRAFMPHFHVPLQAGSDEVLRLMRRHYDTSLFRHRMERIRNAMPHAFIGVDLIVGARGETDELFAQSRDFVDSLDISRLHVFPYSERPGTRALELDGVVSQQEKHRRTNEMLAISERKLAEFSSRFAGTVRPVLAEHPRKGKPMMGFTDNYLRVRMQPLPELAGQVVNVLLGSPDNIGEEIEGEIIKP